A genomic segment from Triticum dicoccoides isolate Atlit2015 ecotype Zavitan chromosome 1A, WEW_v2.0, whole genome shotgun sequence encodes:
- the LOC119303381 gene encoding anthocyanidin 3-O-glucosyltransferase-like, translating into MSAAVPHVVVIAFPFASHAVKLFRLARALAAAAPAATFSFLSTAALLKEQQKKHEDTLVTNLRFVEVPDGLSPSSDGAPAVPPPHPMVRLKLFMAAAEAGTLREALETARASAGGGRVTCVVGDSFMWTAAKAAAEVEAPWVAVWTGGPSALLAHLRADALRDDVGDKATSRADELLTSHPGLGSYRVRDLLNGIVSGDMKSPIVSLFRRIAEHLPRAATAVAFNTFPGLLPDDLTAALAAELPECLPVGPFHLLPFPGNDDTVETSADPHGCLDWLNRHPARAVAYASFGTVVTVVAGNPEELRELAAGLESSGAPFLWSLPKESWPQLPPGFLDLERGKVVPWAPQAAVLRHASVGAFVTHAGWASVLEGVSAGVPMACRPFFTDQKMNAQLVARVWGFGTVLEEPMKREAVAEAVPLLLAGDQGIRMWEKMQEMQRMAASAFAPDGGSRKNLDKLVKIVCGEL; encoded by the exons ATGTCGGCGGCCGTGCCGCACGTTGTGGTCATCGCTTTTCCCTTCGCCTCCCACGCCGTGAAGCTGTTCCGCCTAGCGCGCGCCCTCGCGGCGGCGGCACCGGCGGccaccttctccttcctctccacCGCCGCGCTGCTAAAGGAGCAGCAGAAGAAGCACGAGGACACTCTCGTGACGAACCTACGCTTCGTGGAGGTCCCGGACGGTCTATCACCGAGCTCGGATGGCGCCCCAGCGGTACCACCGCCGCACCCTATGGTGCGTCTCAAGCTCTTCATGGCGGCTGCTGAGGCTGGCACGTTAAGGGAGGCGCTGGAGACGGCTCGCGCCTCCGCGGGCGGCGGCAGGGTGACCTGCGTCGTCGGGGACTCGTTCATGTGGACGGCAGCCAAGGCGGCCGCTGAGGTGGAGGCTCCATGGGTTGCCGTCTGGACCGGCGGCCCCAGCGCTCTCCTGGCGCACCTACGCGCTGACGCGTTGCGCGACGACGTCGGAGATAAAG CGACGAGCCGAGCAGACGAGCTGCTAACCTCGCACCCGGGCCTCGGAAGCTACCGCGTCCGGGACCTCCTCAACGGCATCGTCTCCGGTGACATGAAATCGCCGATCGTCTCCTTGTTCCGCCGCATAGCGGAGCACCTTCCCCGCGCTGCCACCGCCGTCGCCTTCAACACCTTCCCGGGTCTCCTCCCGGACGACCTCACCGCCGCGCTCGCCGCGGAGCTCCCGGAGTGCCTCCCCGTCGGCCCCTTCCACCTTCTCCCATTCCCCGGCAATGACGACACCGTCGAGACCAGCGCCGACCCCCATGGATGCCTCGACTGGCTCAACCGCCACCCCGCCCGCGCCGTCGCATACGCCAGCTTCGGCACGGTGGTCACCGTCGTGGCAGGAAATCCGGAGGAACTGCGCGAGCTCGCTGCCGGGCTTGAGTCCTCCGGCGCGCCGTTCCTCTGGTCGCTGCCGAAGGAGTCCTGGCCGCAGCTCCCGCCGGGGTTCTTGGACCTCGAGCGCGGCAAGGTGGTGCCGTGGGCGCCGCAGGCGGCCGTGCTGCGCCACGCGTCGGTTGGGGCCTTCGTCACGCACGCCGGGTGGGCCTCGGTGCTGGAGGGGGTGTCCGCCGGCGTGCCCATGGCATGTCGCCCCTTCTTCACCGACCAGAAGATGAACGCGCAGCTGGTGGCGCGTGTCTGGGGTTTCGGCACGGTCTTGGAGGAGCCCATGAAGCGCGAGGCTGTTGCGGAAGCGGTGCCGTTGCTGCTCGCCGGTGATCAGGGCATCCGGATGTGGGAAAAGATGCAAGAGATGCAGCGCATGGCGGCCAGCGCGTTCGCGCCCGATGGCGGTAGCAGAAAAAACTTAGATAAGCTTGTCAAGATAGTCTGTGGAGAACTGTGA